Part of the Gemmatimonadota bacterium genome is shown below.
CATTTCGAGCCCGGTCGAGACGGCTCGCCGCTCTCCGGGCTCCAATACGAAGTCGGGTTCCCCGGAGCGGATATCGTACCCGGCGGACTCGGGGGTGGCACGGGATGGAAGGGGGAGGTCCGGATTGTGGGGAAGGCGCCGGAATCGGACGGCCGGGGGCGCGGAGGGCCCGACGCTCATGCGACCCCCGGGCCGAGCCGAACCACCGTCTGGCGATCCGGGCTGAAGAAGCGGGCCGCGACCTCGGCGACCTCCTCGCGCGTCACCCCCTCGATCGTCGCCAGGAGCTCGTCGAGTGTCAGCGTCGGCTGGTCGTAGAGAGCAAAGCCCGCCAGCCGGAAGAGGCGGGACCCCGTGGACTCGAGAGAGAGCATGACCTGTCCCTTCACCTGATCCTTGACCTCGCGAAACTCCAATTCCCCGAGCCCTTCGACGGCAAGCTTTCGGTACTCCTCGGTCACCGCGGCCGCGGCCTTGTCCGCCCACTCGGGACGGGTGCCGACGTAGACACCGGCGATCCCCGCACGGGAGTGGAAGGACTGGAAGGAGTACACCGTGTACCCGAGCGCGAGCTCCTCCCTGACCTTCTGGAAGAGGCGCGACCCCATCCCACCCCCGAAGGCGGCGGAGAGAAGGATCAGCGGGTAACGCACGGGGTCGGCGCGCGGCGGCGTCCGCGCCCCGAAAACGAGGTGTGTCTGCGCGCCCTCGCGCGGAATCCGGACCTCGCGTCCCGGGAAGTCCTGTGCGACGTCGGGAATGCCAGGGAGCTCCGCATCGTTCCTCGTGCCGAAGCTCCTCGCCACGTCTTCCACGAAGCTTTCGTGTTCGAGGTAGCCCGCGGCTGCCACGACCAGGGGACCCCGGAGGTACCTCTCACGGTGGAGCCCCGCGAGGGCCGCGACGCCCATCCCTCCCACCGTCTCCCTCGTCCCGAGAATGGAGCGGCCGTAGGGATGGCTCCCCCAAAGCGCCTCTCCGTGAAGCTCGAAGACGAGGTCGTCGGGCGTGTCTTCAACGGTAGAGATCTCCTCCAGCACGACCTCGCGCTCGAGGTCCAGATCCTCCTCGCGGAGAAGAGGCTTCAGGACGAGGTCCGCGAGGACGTCCACCGCGATGGGAAGGTGCTCGGGAAGCACCTTCGCCTGGAAGGCAGTGTGCTCCTTCGAGGTAAAGGCGTCGAGGGAGCCCCCGAGCCGCTCCAGGGCGAGCGCGATGTCACGCGCGCTCCTGGACTCCGTCCCCTTGAAGACGAGGTGCTCGAGCAGGTGACTGACCCCCGAGAGGTCATCGCTTTCGTGTGCCGACCCGTGCCGGATCCAGACGCCGGCGCTGACCGACCGCACGCCCGGAATGTGCTCGGTGAGGATCCGGATCCCGCCGGGGAGGAGCGTTTCCCGGAATTCGCCCCGGACCGGATGCGGAACCACCTCACCCGCGCTCCGCACCCCGGCCCCGGAACGGCGCATCGCCTCAGCCTCGGGAAGAAGCCGCCTCGACCTCTTCGACCTTGGAGCCTTCTTCCTCGATCGCGGCCTTCCGAGAGAGGCGGAGGCGCCCCTTCTCGTCGACAGAGAGAAGCTTGACCCGCGTGACCATCCCGCGCCTCAAAACCTCCTCCGTATTCTCCGTGCGCCCCTGGCGAAGCTCCGAGATATGACACAGCCCCTCGACGCCGGGGAGGATCTCGATGAAGGCGCCGAAGGTCGTGACGTTCTTCACCGGTCCCTGATAGACGCGCCCGACCTCGGGCTCCTGCACGATCGCCTCGATCATCTCGCGCGCCCGGGCCGCCGCCTCACCGGAAACCGCCGCGATCTTCACGATCCCCGAGTCCTCGATTTCGATCTTCGCGCCGGTCTCGTCCTGGATCGCGCGAATCGTCTTCCCCTTGGGCCCGATGATCTCGCCGAGCTTCTCCGGATTCACCTGGATGGAGGTGATGCGCGG
Proteins encoded:
- a CDS encoding pitrilysin family protein, which translates into the protein MRRSGAGVRSAGEVVPHPVRGEFRETLLPGGIRILTEHIPGVRSVSAGVWIRHGSAHESDDLSGVSHLLEHLVFKGTESRSARDIALALERLGGSLDAFTSKEHTAFQAKVLPEHLPIAVDVLADLVLKPLLREEDLDLEREVVLEEISTVEDTPDDLVFELHGEALWGSHPYGRSILGTRETVGGMGVAALAGLHRERYLRGPLVVAAAGYLEHESFVEDVARSFGTRNDAELPGIPDVAQDFPGREVRIPREGAQTHLVFGARTPPRADPVRYPLILLSAAFGGGMGSRLFQKVREELALGYTVYSFQSFHSRAGIAGVYVGTRPEWADKAAAAVTEEYRKLAVEGLGELEFREVKDQVKGQVMLSLESTGSRLFRLAGFALYDQPTLTLDELLATIEGVTREEVAEVAARFFSPDRQTVVRLGPGVA